The Phycisphaerae bacterium sequence GATCGGCATCGTCCTGACGGCCACGAATCCCTATTTCCTTTTCTGGTGGGCCACGGTGGGCCTGGGTCTGAGTCTCGAAGCCCGGAAACTCGGTCCGACTGCGTTCGCCATTTTCGCAGTCGTGCATTGGCTATGCGACCTGGTCTGGCTCGAGATCCTCTCGCAGGCGAGCTTCCGCGGCACGCAGATCCTCGGCCGCAAGAGCATGCCCATCATCCTGGGCATCTGCGCGACGGCTCTGATCGTCATCGGATCGCGATTCGTTTACGATGCAGGCAAGGAGATGATCATCCAAGTCTTTCCGCAGCCAACCGAAACATACATCTTTCCCGACACGGTCCCGGCCTCGGCCCCGGCGACCCTCCCCATAACCCAGCCGGTCTCGACCTTGGCACCCGTGTCGTGAGCGTTTGCGCCGGATCGCCGGCCACGGATGCCGGGCGGCTTTCCGGTCGGCCGTCACAGCAGCGAGACCGGGTCAACATCGATCAGAACATGTTTGTCGGAGAGGGGCAGAATCTCTTCGCCGCGAAGTCGCTCAAGAATCTGAAGGAGTCTGGCTGCATTGGCCGCGCGGATGAGGAAGTCAAAACGATACTGACCTCGCAGCCGGGCGAGCGGAGCGCTCTGGGGGCCCAGCACATCCGCCGGCAAGCCGTGTCGTTTCAGGCTTTCGCGGATTCTCTCTGCCAGTTCGTCCGCATGCCTGGAGGCCTCAGACCGCGCCGGATAGGACACCACGACGCGGGTCAGACGCGCGAAGGGGGGGAAGCCTCTGTTTTTGCGGATGGCAAGCTCGTGGCGGGCAAATGATTCGTAGTCATGGTTGGCGGCGAACTGAATCGCCGGGCTCAGCCCGACCAGGCTTTGGACGACCACGCGTCCGTCCGACTCGCTCCGCCCGGCACGGCCGGCGACCTGCGTGACCAGTTGAAAGGTCCGCTCGGCCGCCCGGAAATCAGGCTGCAACAGCGAGGTATCCGCATTGATCACCCCGACCAGGCGAACGCGCGGAAAATCGAGTCCTTTGGCGACCATCTGAGTGCCGATCAGCACGTCGAGCCTGCCGTCGGCAAAGTCTCGCAGCACGCGCTCGTAGGCGCTGATCTTCGTCATCGTGTCGCTGTCGGCGCGGGCGACGCGGGCTTGCGGAAACTTGGTCCTGACCTCTTCCTCGACTCGCTGGGTACCCATGCCGAAACGAACCAGCGTGCCGTTGCAGGAAGGGTCGCTGCAGCGCGTCGGCATCACCATTCTCGCCGAACAGTGATGGCACAGGGCTTTGCCGGTCGACTGATGAAACACCAGGTTAACGTGGCAATGGGGGCACACGATTGTCGTCCTGCACCGGCTGCAGACAAGATAGCTCGCATAGCCGCGACGGTTCAGCAGCAGGACTGCCTGCTGTCCGGCCCCGAGGGTCTCAGCCAGCTCGTTTTCCATCTCCTGCGACAGCAGGTGCAGGCCCTTGCGCTGCCGTTGCTCGATCTGCATGTCGACATACTGCACCCTCGGCATCGGCAGGCCGGCTACGCGCGTGGGCAGAACGATCTTTTCAAAATGCGAAAGTCGTTGGCAGTTGTGCCACATCTCCAGCGAGGGCGTGGCTGATCCGAGGATGATCGGGCAGGAGCATATCTGTGCCCGCTTGATGGCCACATCGCGGGTGTTGAACCGGGGTGACTGCTGATTCTTGAAGCTGGCCTCCTGCTCCTCGTCCACGACAATCAGGCCCAGGTTGGGGCAGGGGGCGAAGACCGCGCTGCGCGTTCCGATGATCACGCGTTTCTCTCCGGCGGCGATGGCCGCCCAGGTCAGTGATCGCTTCGCGCCGGTCAGACCGCTGTGAATCACCGCCACGCGTTCAAAACGGGCGGCCAGACGCTCCACCAGTTGTGTGGTCAACGCTATTTCCGGCACCAGCAGAACGGCCTGCCTGCCCGCGGCGACCACCGAGCGGATCGCCCGGATGTAGACCTCCGTCTTGCCGCTGCCGCTGACGCCGAAGAGCAACACCGCACGGAACGTCCCCTCAGCGGTCAGCGAGGCAATGCGGGCGATGGCCGCCTGCTGATCGACGTTCAACTCGAACGTCGGCTCGGGGCCGGGATGATCGAAATCCGGCGCCGGCGCGGCCACACGGCGAGTCTCCTGGCTGATATGCCCCGTTTTCAGGAGGCCCGCAATCACGGCCTTGCCGACACCCGTGCGGGCAAGCAAATCATCGAGGTCCAGTCCCTGTGGGGCGGCGGCCAGAGCATTCAACACTGCCTGCTGTCGGGCCGAGAACCGCTTCGGTCGGCCGGGCGGCGGCACTTCCTGTGTCTGCTCGGACTGGGTGTGAGAATGACCGGAAGCTTGCGGTAGGGCAGCGTCGAGGTCGCCGCCGTGACCGAGACCTGCCGCATTGTCGATGGGTTGGCAGGTCTCCGCCGTCTCTGGCGGCTCGGACCGTGCCCTACCTTCCTCCGCCGCCTCCGACCGCACCCTACCCTCCTTTGCCGCCTCCGCAGATTCCACAGCACCCGTGCTGCTATTCGCGAGCATGAGGCGACGAACG is a genomic window containing:
- the priA gene encoding primosomal protein N', with the translated sequence MARSSRDAGPALWTETPEVREGPVARVAMVAAVEGQYSYAIPPELEEKVAVGKRVLVPFGRNRRPQPAFCVSVAREAWTSTLRPLADVIDDTPLLSGPLMELGKWMARYYCCPLGRALSAMVPEAIRRQRGFITVRRLMLANSSTGAVESAEAAKEGRVRSEAAEEGRARSEPPETAETCQPIDNAAGLGHGGDLDAALPQASGHSHTQSEQTQEVPPPGRPKRFSARQQAVLNALAAAPQGLDLDDLLARTGVGKAVIAGLLKTGHISQETRRVAAPAPDFDHPGPEPTFELNVDQQAAIARIASLTAEGTFRAVLLFGVSGSGKTEVYIRAIRSVVAAGRQAVLLVPEIALTTQLVERLAARFERVAVIHSGLTGAKRSLTWAAIAAGEKRVIIGTRSAVFAPCPNLGLIVVDEEQEASFKNQQSPRFNTRDVAIKRAQICSCPIILGSATPSLEMWHNCQRLSHFEKIVLPTRVAGLPMPRVQYVDMQIEQRQRKGLHLLSQEMENELAETLGAGQQAVLLLNRRGYASYLVCSRCRTTIVCPHCHVNLVFHQSTGKALCHHCSARMVMPTRCSDPSCNGTLVRFGMGTQRVEEEVRTKFPQARVARADSDTMTKISAYERVLRDFADGRLDVLIGTQMVAKGLDFPRVRLVGVINADTSLLQPDFRAAERTFQLVTQVAGRAGRSESDGRVVVQSLVGLSPAIQFAANHDYESFARHELAIRKNRGFPPFARLTRVVVSYPARSEASRHADELAERIRESLKRHGLPADVLGPQSAPLARLRGQYRFDFLIRAANAARLLQILERLRGEEILPLSDKHVLIDVDPVSLL
- a CDS encoding LysE family transporter, yielding MLAFLGQVILVSLSGVMAPGPVTAATLTAGTRNRHSGLLIAVGHGIVEFPLMIVIVAGAGMIFKQPVAQIIIGLVGGAFLLHMGGQMLAGLRKQEEIAAPYVDSHPVRIGIVLTATNPYFLFWWATVGLGLSLEARKLGPTAFAIFAVVHWLCDLVWLEILSQASFRGTQILGRKSMPIILGICATALIVIGSRFVYDAGKEMIIQVFPQPTETYIFPDTVPASAPATLPITQPVSTLAPVS